The Pseudoalteromonas tunicata genome segment GGTGCACGCCAACAGAGTAATCTTAGAAAAAACAGCTAAAGTAGAAGGTGATATTTTTCATCAAACCATCAGCATCGCTACAGGTGCATCGGTTGCCGGGACCATCAAACAACTTACTGAAGCTGAAAATGTGACAGATATTGCAGCATCAAAAGTGTCTAAATCAGCTAAAACGGCTCCCTAAGTACTCATTCAGTTACAATTTCATAAACACACTGCTGCTGTTGGTAGTGTGCTGCAAATAACAATTATTTTAAGGTCTTCTTTGTATGAAAACGCTGTTAAAAGTTTTTTTACCCTTAACCCTCACTTTAACATTAAGTGGCTGTTTTGGCCCTGATCAGGCAATTAAAGAAACAAATCAATTTATTAGTAGCCAACAAGTTGATAAAGAAAATAAAGATTGGAAAACAACACTCAAACAACCGCCACTGCTAACCTTTACTGAAGGTAAAAAATACTTCTGGGATTTAGCAACCAATCAGGGTGAGATAAGCATTGAGTTATTCCATACTTCTGCACCGATGCATGTTAGTAGCACTATTTATTTAACTGAACTTGGTTTTTATGATGGCTTGATTTTTCACCGTATTATCCCTGAATTTATGGCGCAAGGCGGCGATCCTTTAGGTTCAGGCCGTGGCAATCCAGGCTATAAATACGCAGGTGAGTTTGATGCAAAACTGTCTCACGACAAACCAGGTATTTTAAGCATGGCCAATGCAGGCCCTAATACCGATGGCAGCCAATTTTTTATTACTTTTAAACCGACTCCTTTTTTAGATGGCCGCCACACTATTTTTGGCCAAGTCGTTAAAGGGCTTGATGAGACCTTGGCCAAACTTGAAACCTTAGGCAGTCGTTCAGGCAAAACCAGTACCGAAGTTGTAATCAACAAAGCCACTATTCGAATCGAATAATAACCATTGCATACGTTTGGATATGTTTAACTGTTTCAATTGTTAAAAAGACCCCTTACAATGCGCTGCTCATTCTTTTGAGCGGCGCATTTTGTTTTTAAGTGCTGCCATGTTTCCCTACAAGCAAGAAGTATTATGCCTAAAACCAGTAACACACCAGCCTCTACCATTTTAATTTTGATTTTATTGGTTGTATTTTGCCCTCTTGCGATAGATATTTATCTGCCAGCCTTTCCGGTTATTGCCTCACAACTAGCTGTGCCTGAACAACATATTCAACAAACAATCAGTCTTTTTTTACTTACTGTCGGGCTTGGTCAACTGATTGCCGGACCACTTGCCGATAAATATGGGCGAAAACCACTCACTCTGTTTGGTATGACTTTATATGGTGTCAGTGCCTTAGCGGCCTCTTACGCTACAAGTTTTGAAATGTTATTACTTGCTCGTTTAATTCAAGGCTTTGGGGCATGTGCTACATTTGTTTGTGCCTTTGCGATGGTCAGAGACAGCTTTAACGCCAATAAAAGTGCACAAGTGATGTCTTATTTGAATGGCGTGATTTGTTTTATTCCCGCGCTTGCGCCAATTTTAGGCGCTTGGTTAACACTTAATTTTGGTTGGCAAAGTAACTTTTTATTTTTAGCTAGCTTTGCCTTCATCTCATTATTTTTAGTACTATTTTTTGCTAAAGAGACTCGGCCAGAAAACACGCTTTACCAGGGCAAAATTACCGATTTCAGTCGTTTTATTCCGATTTTAAAAAATCATGTTTTTTTGTTCCACGCTATGATTTGTTTACTCGCGATGGCAGTCATTATTGCGTTTGTCAGTACTGCGCCAAGCTGGTTGATGAGCCATTTGGGACTCTCAACCCATGAGTTTACCGTGTGGTTTACTATTAATGCAGTGTTATCAATTTTAGCTAGTTTTACCGCGCCTTATTTCATCAAACGCTCAACCAGAAAAGCACTGCTACTCGGTCTCGGAGTATTATTTTTCAGTGGCTTACTCATGCTAACGTTAATCGGGTTTAATACCCCTTGGGCGTTTATGCTTCCTATTTTTGTCGCTTCGATTGGTTTTTCGCTTACGCTCGGCTCTGCGGTTGGCAAAGCCCTTGAACCTTTTGCAACCCAAGCAGGCACGGCATCAGCTTTAATTGGGGTTATGCAAATGAGTGGCGCAGGTTTACTGGTCAGTATCACCTTACAATTTGGACTGTCAGCCCCATTATTGGTCTTAATGCATTTAACCTTGTTGGTTCCTTTACTCATTTTATTATATTGCGATAAAACACAACGCTTACATCCGAGTAGTTAAAACCTTTGAGGATTGTATTTTTAGCTAATATTTAACTTTTCAGCTTGAAAAACAACTGATAAGCTGCGATTTTTATTCGTATAAAATATTCATGATCAGCATCGAATCGTTAATTTCATTTTTAAGCATTAGCTTCTTACTCGCTATTTCCCCAGGCCCCTCAAATGCTTTTTTAATGGCACAAACCTTTACCAAAGGCAAAACGGCCGGGATGCAAACCGCATTTGGTTTTGCAATTGCAGGGGTCATCCATACCATTTTTGCTGTGCTTGGGTTATCAGCCATTTTAAAAACGTCGCCTATCGCCTACCAAGCTGTGCAATGGTGTGGTGCAGCCTATTTAGTGTATTTAGGCATTATGGCGCTGCGTGATAGCTTTAAAGCCGCTCATTGCTCTGATAAACCTCATGTTTCAACAAAAAAAGAAAAAAATGTGATGTTTCAAGCCATGATGACGGAAGTATTAAACCCCAAAGTTGCACTGTTTTTTATTGCCTTTTTACCACAGTTTGTTGATACCAGCTTAAGTCTTTCAGCAAGCTGGCAACTGGCTATTTTTGGCTTACTCTATCCTATTTTTGCATTTCCAATTGATGCAATGTATGTTCATTTTGGCGATAAAATTGCAAGTTATTTTCGTCATCATCCGAGTGCACAACAGTGGCTTGATAGGATCACCGGCATCGTCTTTATTACCTTAGCAATCAACATTATTCTATAAAATCAGTTTACAGATTAATGTTATTTCACCATATTACAGCTGTTGGAATGAGGAAGAATAATGAAGACAATACAACAGGCTTTACCTGCAAAAAAAACCATTGCCTTGGTTGCCCATGATGGCAAAAAACACGCCCTGGAACTTTGGTGCTCAAAACACCTTAATATACTTAGTCAACATACACTGTATGGCACAGGCACAACCGGTCACTTAATCGAAAAGAGAACCGGCCTTCCTGTGCATAAACTCCTTAGCGGCCCGTTAGGGGGCGACCAACAACTTGGTGCGCTCATAGCTGAGCATGAAATCCATTTATTGATATTTTTTTGGGATCCGTTGGCCTCGCAACCACATGATCCTGATGTAAAAGCCTTATTACGATTAGCCGCGGTGTGGAATATTCCAGTTGCGTGTAATGAATCAAGTGCTGATATGTTACTGTCATCACCCCTTATGAACAGTCAAATGCCCCGTGAAATGCCCGATTACCAAGGCTATTTAGCGCAGCGCCTTACCATATAAATCTGAATATTAAACAATAAAAAAGCCTACATTATGTAGGCTTTTAACATTTTTAAGATTTAGCTTAATTATTTAATTCGCTGGTAAATACGTAATTTCACCTAAATTAAGCGATTCTATTTCAGCTTTAATTTTTGCAACATCACCAACAATAACCCAAGTAAGTTGCTCTTCTTTAATCAAGTCTTTGGCTTGTTGTTGCACTTGAGCTAAACTCACTTGCTGTACTTTAGTTGGATACTGCTCTAAGTACTTTTCATCGCGACCTTTGTCATATGCATTAGCAAGCGCACTTAATAAAGACCATTTTTTCTCATAGCTACCTGGCACTTTAGCAACTTTGTTACTCACTACTTTTTCAAGTTCTTGCGCATTTGCAGGGTTAGTACCTGTATAAGCTTTTAACTCTTTGATTATTTCGCTAATAGACTCTTTGGTTTTATCGGTTTGTACCGGCGCATAAACAAAAAATGGTGCCTGACCTTCAGCTTTGCTCATTGATGAACGCGCGCCATAAGACCAGCCTTTATCTTCTCGTAAATTCATATTAATACGAGATGTAAAACTACCACCAATAATAGTATTCATTAGATCAAGTTTAATATCTTGGCCTTCGGCTAAATCTTTACGCGCAGGGCCTAACAAACCAGCAACAATCAATGATTGAGGTGATTCTGGTTTATCAATAACAAAAACACGAGGTTTGCTAGGAAGTGCTACTTTTGCGAGTTGTTTTTGTGGTTTTGCAGTATTAGGGTTTTGCCAAGCTGCCAATTCTTTATTAAGCGTTGTGGTTAATTCAGCCATGGTAATATCACCCACAACCACTAAACGCGCGTTGTCAGGGCGTAACCAAGTGCGAGTGTAGTCTGCTAAATCTTCACGGCTGAAGTTTTTCACTGTTTCTTCAGAACCAGAACCGGTTAAAGGCTGAGAATACGCATGGTTATCACCATATAACAATGGCGGTAAGATGCGAAGCGCATTACTCATTGGACTCGCTTTTTCTTTATTGATGCCATCAAGTGTCAATGTACGCAAACGCTCCATATCAGCTTGATTAAAAGCAGGATTCATTAATACATCAGCAAAAATTTGCGCACTACGTTGCCAATTTATTTTCATAGCAGATAAACTTAAGCTTGAACCATCAAGGTTTGAACCTGAGTAAATACCAGCACCCAAATTTTCAAGTTCGGCTGCTAATTCCAGGCTTGAAAGCGATGTTGTACCTTCTTTCAACATGCCCATAGCAAAATCAGATAAACCAGCCTTAGCGCCAACAGTTGATGCAAAACCTGCGTCAAAATTCAGTTGTAAATTAACGGTAGGTGTATCAGTGCGACGTGCAAGTATTACTTCAAGGCCATTGGCTAATGTGGCTTTTTCCACTGTTGGTAAAACTAATTTTGGTAAAGATTCAACCGCAGGAACTTTCGAGCGATCAGCGCCCACGTCTTGATTTGTCAGCTGAGCAAAAGGTTCGATTGTTAATACAAAATCACCATCAGTTAACCAACGTTTACCTGCTGCTTTAACATCTTCAACGGTAGCTACATTTTGAATAGCTTGTTGTTTTTTATAAAAAACAGGGTCATTATGATAAACTGCGCCCGATGCTAATACATCAGATTTACCACCAAAACCGCCGACTCCTTCAACACTTTTAACCCAGCTAGCTGCATTTGAGAATTTAATACGATTAAGCTCGGCAACGGTTGGACCTTCTTCGATTAAGCGTGCAAGCTCTTCATTCACTATGGCTTCAATTTCAGCTAGATCAGCGTCTTTTAGTGCATCAGCACCAATAATAATTTGACCCGCCATTACACGAGAATAATTAAAAGCAAAGACACTCGATGCTTTTTGCTCTTGGTACACTAAGCGCTGGTATAAACGTGAGTTTTTACCGCCCGCTAATACATCCGCTAACAGAGATAAATATTCTCCATCTGCAGTCCCAAGTTCAGCAGTATTCCATACTTTCACTAAACGCGGATTTGGCACGCGATCTTGCATCGACATACGTTTAGTACCCGTGCGCTTTGCAACCCAAGCATCTATCTGATCAACAGGTTTACCCGGTTTAATATCACCAAAGTACTGCTGTGCTTTTTGTTTTGCGGTTGCTAAATCAATGTCACCAGCTAAAACTAATACAGCATTATTTGGACCATAATAATCTTTAAACCATTGGTGAACATCATCTAAGGAAGCGGCATTTAAATCTTCCATTGAACCAATAACAGACCAAGAATATGGGTGGCCTTTTGGAAAAGTATTTTCAGACATTACGGTCCACATTCTGCCATAAGGCTGACTTTCACCCTGCCGTTTCTCGTTTTGCACTACGCCGCGCTGCTCATCAAGCTTGTCTTGAGTAATTGCACCTAATAAATGCCCCATACGGTCAGATTCCATCCACAGTGCCATATCAACCGCCGAGGTTGGGACATTCTGGAAATAGTTAGTCCGGTCATTGTTGGTTGTACCGTTTTGCTCAGTAGCACCTGCACGCTCAAACGGACCAAAATACTCATCATTGTAGTTTTCACTACCATTAAACATTAAATGTTCAAATAAATGTGCAAAACCAGTTTTGCCTAATCTTTCATGTTTAGAGCCCACTTTGTACCAAACATTCACAGCCACAATCGGTGCTTTTTTATCCGT includes the following:
- a CDS encoding methylglyoxal synthase, giving the protein MKTIQQALPAKKTIALVAHDGKKHALELWCSKHLNILSQHTLYGTGTTGHLIEKRTGLPVHKLLSGPLGGDQQLGALIAEHEIHLLIFFWDPLASQPHDPDVKALLRLAAVWNIPVACNESSADMLLSSPLMNSQMPREMPDYQGYLAQRLTI
- a CDS encoding peptidylprolyl isomerase, yielding MKTLLKVFLPLTLTLTLSGCFGPDQAIKETNQFISSQQVDKENKDWKTTLKQPPLLTFTEGKKYFWDLATNQGEISIELFHTSAPMHVSSTIYLTELGFYDGLIFHRIIPEFMAQGGDPLGSGRGNPGYKYAGEFDAKLSHDKPGILSMANAGPNTDGSQFFITFKPTPFLDGRHTIFGQVVKGLDETLAKLETLGSRSGKTSTEVVINKATIRIE
- a CDS encoding M16 family metallopeptidase produces the protein MKKNMLSALAVAVSLALTGCNTTAGTNAAKANVAAVAIPSVDIQYETFTLDNGLTVVVHTDKKAPIVAVNVWYKVGSKHERLGKTGFAHLFEHLMFNGSENYNDEYFGPFERAGATEQNGTTNNDRTNYFQNVPTSAVDMALWMESDRMGHLLGAITQDKLDEQRGVVQNEKRQGESQPYGRMWTVMSENTFPKGHPYSWSVIGSMEDLNAASLDDVHQWFKDYYGPNNAVLVLAGDIDLATAKQKAQQYFGDIKPGKPVDQIDAWVAKRTGTKRMSMQDRVPNPRLVKVWNTAELGTADGEYLSLLADVLAGGKNSRLYQRLVYQEQKASSVFAFNYSRVMAGQIIIGADALKDADLAEIEAIVNEELARLIEEGPTVAELNRIKFSNAASWVKSVEGVGGFGGKSDVLASGAVYHNDPVFYKKQQAIQNVATVEDVKAAGKRWLTDGDFVLTIEPFAQLTNQDVGADRSKVPAVESLPKLVLPTVEKATLANGLEVILARRTDTPTVNLQLNFDAGFASTVGAKAGLSDFAMGMLKEGTTSLSSLELAAELENLGAGIYSGSNLDGSSLSLSAMKINWQRSAQIFADVLMNPAFNQADMERLRTLTLDGINKEKASPMSNALRILPPLLYGDNHAYSQPLTGSGSEETVKNFSREDLADYTRTWLRPDNARLVVVGDITMAELTTTLNKELAAWQNPNTAKPQKQLAKVALPSKPRVFVIDKPESPQSLIVAGLLGPARKDLAEGQDIKLDLMNTIIGGSFTSRINMNLREDKGWSYGARSSMSKAEGQAPFFVYAPVQTDKTKESISEIIKELKAYTGTNPANAQELEKVVSNKVAKVPGSYEKKWSLLSALANAYDKGRDEKYLEQYPTKVQQVSLAQVQQQAKDLIKEEQLTWVIVGDVAKIKAEIESLNLGEITYLPAN
- a CDS encoding multidrug effflux MFS transporter → MPKTSNTPASTILILILLVVFCPLAIDIYLPAFPVIASQLAVPEQHIQQTISLFLLTVGLGQLIAGPLADKYGRKPLTLFGMTLYGVSALAASYATSFEMLLLARLIQGFGACATFVCAFAMVRDSFNANKSAQVMSYLNGVICFIPALAPILGAWLTLNFGWQSNFLFLASFAFISLFLVLFFAKETRPENTLYQGKITDFSRFIPILKNHVFLFHAMICLLAMAVIIAFVSTAPSWLMSHLGLSTHEFTVWFTINAVLSILASFTAPYFIKRSTRKALLLGLGVLFFSGLLMLTLIGFNTPWAFMLPIFVASIGFSLTLGSAVGKALEPFATQAGTASALIGVMQMSGAGLLVSITLQFGLSAPLLVLMHLTLLVPLLILLYCDKTQRLHPSS
- a CDS encoding LysE family translocator; the encoded protein is MISIESLISFLSISFLLAISPGPSNAFLMAQTFTKGKTAGMQTAFGFAIAGVIHTIFAVLGLSAILKTSPIAYQAVQWCGAAYLVYLGIMALRDSFKAAHCSDKPHVSTKKEKNVMFQAMMTEVLNPKVALFFIAFLPQFVDTSLSLSASWQLAIFGLLYPIFAFPIDAMYVHFGDKIASYFRHHPSAQQWLDRITGIVFITLAINIIL